In Ostrea edulis chromosome 10, xbOstEdul1.1, whole genome shotgun sequence, one genomic interval encodes:
- the LOC130050982 gene encoding protein starmaker-like, with protein MKTFLVLLIIGLVLVETFARQKRNADKGDKDDNNKSKNTDDDQTSAGSDDSNKGERHRRSADNGGNSKASKESKESKEKDDGR; from the exons ATGAAGACATTTCTTGTTCTTCTGATCATCGGCCTAGTTTTGGTGGAAACCTTTGCCAGACAGA AACGAAATGCTGACAAAGGAGATAAAGACGATAATAACAAAAGTAAGAATACCGATGATGACCAAACTAGTGCAGGAAGCGATGACAGCAATAAGGGAGAACGTCACAGGAGAAGCGCAGATAACGGCGGCAACAGTAAGGCGAGTAAGGAGAGTAAGGAGAGCAAGGAGAAAGATGATGGGAGATAA
- the LOC130050983 gene encoding putative carbonic anhydrase 2, with the protein MKKFLVFLIIGLILVETFASRSGGNGDDDDKSDKNGDDDKDNGGGSNKGGGSNKGGGSNKGDRRRRSADDDSSSKENGYGGGGR; encoded by the exons ATGAAGAAATTTCTTGTTTTTCTGATCATCGGCCTAATTTTGGTGGAAACCTTTGCCA GTCGAAGTGGTGGCAATGGAGATGATGACGACAAGAGTGACAAAAATGGCGATGATGACAAAGATAATGGAGGTGGCAGTAATAAGGGAGGTGGCAGTAATAAGGGAGGTGGCAGTAATAAGGGAGATCGTCGAAGGAGAAGCGCAGATGATGACTCTAGCAGTAAGGAGAACGGATATGGTGGAGGAGGACGATAG
- the LOC125666306 gene encoding uncharacterized protein LOC125666306: protein MRKFLVLLIIGLVLVETFARQKRNADNGDKDDDNKSKDDDDDKNNGDDSNKGQRGRRSADDGGKSKASKESKESKEKDDGR from the exons ATGAGGAAATTTCTTGTTCTTCTGATCATCGGTCTAGTTTTGGTGGAAACTTTTGCCAGACAGA AACGAAACGCTGACAATGGAGACAAAGACGATGATAACAAAAGCAAAGATGACGATGATGACAAGAATAATGGAGATGACAGTAATAAGGGACAGCGGGGCAGGAGAAGCGCAGATGACGGCGGCAAAAGTAAGGCGAGTAAGGAGAGCAAGGAGAGCAAGGAGAAAGATGATGGGAGATAA